One genomic region from Clarias gariepinus isolate MV-2021 ecotype Netherlands chromosome 22, CGAR_prim_01v2, whole genome shotgun sequence encodes:
- the ubxn10 gene encoding UBX domain-containing protein 10, translated as MHVMRPKSAKGRTRPKVTKASLGDDELLCEKRPFSPRPPSHSPRPPPTPSPRFGSSSSPHPLFKHGNSASSATEQTFDNPVLSLNKYRVLPSIEKRSEDEASRADMEKRSSRSRLHGRQFSRSDQVIERASSRTVFCQEGETGVLLALRTPCGQRLECQFRSTDTLQSVVAKAGDISGKRYEHVLIETMEVPRRSFTDLNMTLSQCGIVNKSVLCISHKDDS; from the coding sequence ATGCACGTGATGAGACCAAAATCCGCCAAAGGACGCACCAGACCCAAAGTGACCAAAGCCAGTCTTGGAGATGATGAGCTTCTATGCGAAAAGCGTCCATTTTCTCCACGCCCTCCTTCTCATTCTCCTCGTCCTCCACCCACGCCAAGCCCCAGGTTCGGCTCTTCTTCATCCCCACACCCTTTATTCAAACACGGTAATTCAGCGAGTTCAGCCACTGAGCAAACCTTTGACAACCCGGTGCTGTCGCTAAACAAATACAGAGTCCTCCCGTCTATAGAGAAGAGATCAGAAGATGAAGCGTCCAGGGCAGACATGGAAAAGAGATCCTCGAGGTCTAGGCTTCATGGACGTCAATTCTCCAGGAGTGATCAGGTCATTGAGAGGGCGTCTAGCAGGACTGTCTTTTGCCAGGAGGGTGAGACAGGTGTTTTGCTTGCTCTCCGGACTCCGTGCGGTCAGAGGCTAGAGTGCCAGTTCCGATCCACGGATACACTCCAGAGTGTCGTTGCAAAGGCAGGAGACATATCTGGAAAACGGTACGAACACGTTCTGATCGAGACCATGGAGGTTCCTCGGAGGAGCTTCACCGATCTGAACATGACTCTGTCTCAGTGTGGGATCGTTAATAAATCAGTTTTATGCATTAGCCACAAAGACGATTCTTAA
- the ddx19a gene encoding ATP-dependent RNA helicase DDX19A, with amino-acid sequence MASDSWALSVDQQEATTKTFELLHIGERRVTLKAEIKETGKTTNGDKSDEEDNEDRAAQSLLNKLIRNSLVNNTNQVEVLQRDPNSPLYSVKTFEELRLKPQLLQGVYAMGFNRPSKIQETALPMMLAEPPQNLIAQSQSGTGKTAAFVLAMLSQVNPANRWTQCLCISPTYELALQIGKVVEQMGMFYPEVKLAYAIRGSRLAGGSKIQEQIVIGTPGTMSDWLTKKKVIDPKKIQVFVLDEADVMIAMQGHQDQSIRIQRKLPKECQMLLFSATFEDSVWQFAERIIPDPNIIRLRREEETLDTIKQYYVLCKNRHDKFDALCNIYGAITIAQAMIFCHTRKTAAWLAGRMVAEGHQVALLSGELAVEQRAAVIERFRAGKEKVLITTNVCARGIDVEQVSIVINFDLPLDMDGNPDNETYLHRIGRTGRFGKRGLAINMVDGQQSMAVLRAIEEHFNKKISKLDTDDPDEIEKIAH; translated from the exons ATGGCATCTGATTCGTGGGCATTGTCTGTGGATCAACAAGAAGCAACAACCAAAACA TTTGAACTGCTGCACATTGGAGAAAGAAGAGTCACCctaaaagctgaaataaaag AAACAGGAAAGACTACCAATGGTGACAAATCAGATGAAGAAGATAACG aggacagagctgcACAGTCTCTTCTTAATAAATTAATCAGAAACAGTCTGGTCAACAACACGAATCAGGTGGAGGTGCTGCAGAGAGACCCGAATTCACCTCTCTACTCCGTCAAGACTTTTGAAGAGCTGCGTCT AAAACCTCAACTGCTGCAGGGAGTTTACGCAATGGGCTTCAACAGACCTTCAAAAATCCAGGAGACCGCGCTGCCGATGATGCTGGCCGAACC ACCTCAGAACCTGATCGCTCAGTCTCAGTCCGGTACGGGGAAAACCGCCGCCTTTGTACTTGCCATGCTGAGCCAGGTCAACCCAGCCAACAGGTGGACACAG TGTCTGTGCATCTCTCCGACCTACGAGCTCGCCCTGCAGATCGGGAAAGTCGTAGAGCAGATGGGCATGTTCTACCCTGAGGTAAAACTGGCTTACGCCATCCGCGGCAGTAGAC TGGCGGGAGGAAGTAAAATCCAAGAGCAGATCGTGATCGGCACCCCCGGCACCATGTCCGACTGGTTGACCAAAAAAAAGGTGATCGACCCCAAGAAGATTCAGGTGTTTGTCCTGGACGAGGCCGACGTCATGATCGCCATGCAGGGCCACCAAGACCAGAGCATCCGTATCCAAAG GAAGCTTCCCAAAGAGTGTCAGATGCTGCTCTTCTCTGCGACCTTCGAGGACTCTGTGTGGCAGTTCGCCGAGCGTATCATCCCCGATCCCAACATCATCCGCCTGAGGCGAGAGGAGGAGACCCTGGACACCATCAAGCAGTACTACGTGCTGTGCAAAAACAGACACGACAAGTTTGACGCCCTGTGCAACATCTACGGCGCGATCACTATCGCACAAGCCATGATCTTTTGCCAT aCTCGCAAGACAGCAGCCTGGCTGGCAGGAAGGATGGTGGCAGAGGGTCACCAGGTGGCGCTGCTGAGCGGCGAATTGGCCGTCGAACAAAGAGCGGCCGTCATCGAGCGCTTCAGAGCAGGCAAAGAAAAAGTGCTGATAACTACTAACGTGTGCGCGAGAG GCATCGACGTCGAACAGGTTTCCATAGTGATCAACTTTGACCTCCCCCTGGACATGGACGGCAACCCAGACAACGAGACctacctgcacaggatcggcaGGACGGGACGCTTCGGCAAGCGCGGCCTGGCCATTAACATGGTGGACGGCCAGCAAAGCATGGCCGTGCTCAGAGCCATCGAGGAGCACTTCA ATAAGAAAATCAGCAAGCTGGACACAGACGACCCAGATGAAATTGAAAAGATTGCACATTGA